In a genomic window of Phoenix dactylifera cultivar Barhee BC4 unplaced genomic scaffold, palm_55x_up_171113_PBpolish2nd_filt_p 000371F, whole genome shotgun sequence:
- the LOC103715781 gene encoding galactinol synthase 2-like isoform X1 yields the protein MAPEIEGRATTSVAKAVMHLPRRAYVTFLAGAGDYVKGAVGLAKGLRKVGSAYPLVVAVLPDVPEDHRRLLESQGCIVREIEPIYPPENQTKFAMAYYVINYSKLRIWEFVEYSKMVYLDADIQVYENIDELFDLPDGYFYAVMDCFCERTWSHTAQYRVGYCQQCPERAPWPADELGPPPSLYFNAGMFVFEPGIATADALLATLKVTEPAPFAEQDFLNMFFRDIYKPIPLVYNLVLAMLWRHPENVELDKVKVVHYCAANWHIDQRRGSKPWRYTGKEENMDRADIKELVRRWWDIYNDESLDYKRPATAAAAAVVDGGAAAAGEAERRPFLVALSEAAAVKYIKAPSAA from the exons ATGGCGCCCGAGATCGAAGGAAGGGCGACAACATCCGTGGCGAAGGCGGTCATGCATCTCCCACGGCGGGCGTACGTGACGTTCCTCGCCGGCGCCGGCGACTACGTGAAGGGCGCGGTCGGCCTGGCCAAGGGGTTGAGGAAGGTGGGATCCGCGTACCCGCTGGTGGTGGCGGTTCTCCCCGACGTGCCGGAGGACCACCGCCGGTTACTGGAGTCGCAAGGGTGCATTGTGCGGGAGATCGAACCAATCTACCCACCGGAGAACCAGACCAAGTTCGCCATGGCGTACTACGTCATCAACTACTCCAAGCTCCGGATCTGGGAG TTCGTAGAGTACAGCAAGATGGTGTACCTGGACGCAGACATCCAGGTGTACGAGAATATCGACGAGCTGTTCGACCTCCCCGACGGGTACTTCTATGCGGTGATGGACTGCTTCTGCGAGCGGACGTGGAGCCACACCGCGCAGTACCGGGTGGGCTACTGCCAGCAGTGCCCGGAAAGGGCACCGTGGCCGGCCGACGAGCTCGGCCCGCCGCCTTCCCTTTACTTCAACGCCGGCATGTTCGTGTTCGAGCCTGGCATCGCCACCGCCGACGCCCTCCTCGCCACCCTCAAGGTCACGGAGCCCGCACCCTTCGCCGAGCAG GACTTTTTGAACATGTTCTTTAGGGATATTTACAAGCCTATCCCTCTTGTGTACAATTTGGTTCTGGCCATGCTGTGGAGGCACCCGGAGAACGTGGAGCTCGACAAGGTCAAGGTGGTCCATTACTGCGCAGCG AATTGGCATATTGATCAACGACGGGGATCGAAGCCATGGAGATACACGGGAAAAGAGGAGAACATGGATCGGGCTGACATCAAAGAGCTAGTTCGGCGGTGGTGGGACATCTACAACGACGAGTCCTTGGACTATAAGAGGCCCGCCACCGCCGCTGCTGCCGCCGTCGTGGACGGCGGCGCTGCGGCCGCCGGAGAGGCGGAGCGGCGGCCGTTCCTGGTGGCGCTGTCGGAGGCGGCCGCCGTCAAGTACATAAAGGCGCCGTCTGCCGCCTGA
- the LOC103715781 gene encoding galactinol synthase 2-like isoform X2: MAPEIEGRATTSVAKAVMHLPRRAYVTFLAGAGDYVKGAVGLAKGLRKVGSAYPLVVAVLPDVPEDHRRLLESQGCIVREIEPIYPPENQTKFAMAYYVINYSKLRIWEFVEYSKMVYLDADIQVYENIDELFDLPDGYFYAVMDCFCERTWSHTAQYRVGYCQQCPERAPWPADELGPPPSLYFNAGMFVFEPGIATADALLATLKVTEPAPFAEQDFLNMFFRDIYKPIPLVYNLVLAMLWRHPENVELDKVKVVHYCAAGSKPWRYTGKEENMDRADIKELVRRWWDIYNDESLDYKRPATAAAAAVVDGGAAAAGEAERRPFLVALSEAAAVKYIKAPSAA, encoded by the exons ATGGCGCCCGAGATCGAAGGAAGGGCGACAACATCCGTGGCGAAGGCGGTCATGCATCTCCCACGGCGGGCGTACGTGACGTTCCTCGCCGGCGCCGGCGACTACGTGAAGGGCGCGGTCGGCCTGGCCAAGGGGTTGAGGAAGGTGGGATCCGCGTACCCGCTGGTGGTGGCGGTTCTCCCCGACGTGCCGGAGGACCACCGCCGGTTACTGGAGTCGCAAGGGTGCATTGTGCGGGAGATCGAACCAATCTACCCACCGGAGAACCAGACCAAGTTCGCCATGGCGTACTACGTCATCAACTACTCCAAGCTCCGGATCTGGGAG TTCGTAGAGTACAGCAAGATGGTGTACCTGGACGCAGACATCCAGGTGTACGAGAATATCGACGAGCTGTTCGACCTCCCCGACGGGTACTTCTATGCGGTGATGGACTGCTTCTGCGAGCGGACGTGGAGCCACACCGCGCAGTACCGGGTGGGCTACTGCCAGCAGTGCCCGGAAAGGGCACCGTGGCCGGCCGACGAGCTCGGCCCGCCGCCTTCCCTTTACTTCAACGCCGGCATGTTCGTGTTCGAGCCTGGCATCGCCACCGCCGACGCCCTCCTCGCCACCCTCAAGGTCACGGAGCCCGCACCCTTCGCCGAGCAG GACTTTTTGAACATGTTCTTTAGGGATATTTACAAGCCTATCCCTCTTGTGTACAATTTGGTTCTGGCCATGCTGTGGAGGCACCCGGAGAACGTGGAGCTCGACAAGGTCAAGGTGGTCCATTACTGCGCAGCG GGATCGAAGCCATGGAGATACACGGGAAAAGAGGAGAACATGGATCGGGCTGACATCAAAGAGCTAGTTCGGCGGTGGTGGGACATCTACAACGACGAGTCCTTGGACTATAAGAGGCCCGCCACCGCCGCTGCTGCCGCCGTCGTGGACGGCGGCGCTGCGGCCGCCGGAGAGGCGGAGCGGCGGCCGTTCCTGGTGGCGCTGTCGGAGGCGGCCGCCGTCAAGTACATAAAGGCGCCGTCTGCCGCCTGA
- the LOC113463295 gene encoding putative disease resistance protein RGA3 has product MAMVLDAFVSRLCTRLLTYVEEEAAKILGVPEEIKKLHRRLKRMQAILADAENRCFDNKAINLWLKELRDLMYDADDIIDECQIEGEKLLSSDSSSSCCGELVCCCYPPISCWHEGKFRQEIGHRIRNLNRELEQLAKDKDDLHLTPAPCDDRYKSRISRKTSPIVEPDLVGEKIEDDTRRLADLLIKEDNKKIQVFAIVGMGGIGKTTLAQNIYNDKNLRDNFNPKLWIWLCVSQDFFEFDLLRSFIKQAGGDPGEAKEKEVLEPMLSQVIMNKKFFLVLDDVWDAQVWDALLRKPLHSGLADSRILITSRHEAIARQMGAVYIHRVEKLSQEDGWSLICKIVFEEYEEGDMHLLSDVGMRIVEKCDGLPLALRIVGGVLRTKEKRHSEWEKVLSSPAWSFTKLPKEEMGPLYLSYLDLPPPLKQCFTSVTLFPEDFPIRGGPFGNRCIAEGFVTSEDGTPLEDVAEGYWKELVQRNLLQPYPQYYDEKGYRMHDLLQSVAQHIVGDECFVGNARAFENKIMSSSSSIKLRRLSIVDENLETIPDLIMKQTSLRTLSFFHIPLIHHLPEDLFRKLRSLRILNLRKTAINNLPTSLGDLVHLRTLDLSNSSIREIPESIGNLRNLQFLILGDCKYLHSLPSGVLRLINLKALVVEDAPLDGIPIGIGRLRQLHTLVGFVVNGSKGCRSGVGEDVREQEHKRYQHRRFCTLEELKSLSQLRCMRMVKLERVSDRAEAKAAALQAKPHLMVLFLHCTLLSSSFDVQQPCADDYEEEDIKRIGEVFEELHPPPCLEKLEINGYFGREFPSWMMTPSSSSLRNLQWLDLKNCGLCWPLPPLGMLPQLCYLSISGASAVTIIGPEFLLLAGGSAGARGRNGRKTNSCFSFPKLETLVFENMPNWEEWWWQWAEEDNQTTSLLPSLKILIINRCPKLRSLPESLLCHVTALTTLQITRAHSLRNIQNLPSLTELILAHNSSLERVSNFPILKHIDVEDCEELKVVEGANAVEHIQLDDREAESLPEWLVGAGEEQLCFPFVHKLTLSNKIYRRGLSDWPLI; this is encoded by the coding sequence ATGGCGATGGTCCTGGATGCCTTCGTCTCTCGTTTGTGTACGAGGCTATTAACCTATGTAGAGGAAGAGGCTGCCAAGATCTTGGGTGTGCCCGAGGAAATCAAGAAGCTTCATAGGAGGTTGAAGAGAATGCAGGCCATTCTCGCTGATGCAGAGAATAGATGCTTTGACAACAAGGCCATCAACCTTTGGCTGAAAGAGCTGCGAGATCTCATGTACGATGCAGACGACATCATCGATGAATGCCAGATTGAGGGCGAGAAGCTTCTCAGCTCAGATTCATCATCATCTTGTTGTGGTGAGTTGGTATGTTGTTGCTATCCTCCTATTTCTTGCTGGCATGAAGGTAAATTCCGTCAGGAGATTGGCCACAGAATTAGAAATCTCAACCGTGAGCTTGAACAACTTGCCAAGGACAAAGATGACCTCCATCTTACGCCTGCTCCTTGTGACGACCGCTACAAGAGTAGAATAAGCCGCAAGACATCTCCTATTGTTGAACCTGATCTTGTGGGAGAGAAAATTGAGGATGATACAAGGAGGTTGGCGGATTTGCTGATAAAGgaagataataaaaaaatccAAGTGTTTGCCATTGTTGGCATGGGGGGGATAGGCAAAACTACTCTTGCTCAGAACATTTACAATGATAAGAACCTTCGGGACAACTTCAACCCAAAGTTATGGATTTGGTTGTGCGTGTCCCAAGATTTCTTCGAGTTCGATTTACTGAGATCTTTCATAAAGCAAGCTGGAGGTGATCCTGGAGAGGCTAAGGAGAAGGAAGTGCTCGAACCCATGCTTAGCCAAGTCATTATGAACAAGAAATTCTTTCTAGTCTTGGATGATGTTTGGGATGCGCAAGTTTGGGATGCGCTACTGAGAAAGCCCTTGCATAGTGGTTTGGCAGATAGTAGAATTTTGATAACAAGTAGACATGAAGCCATTGCTAGACAGATGGGAGCAGTATACATCCATAGGGTGGAGAAGTTGTCTCAAGAGGATGGTTGGTCATTAATTTGCAAGATAGTGTTTGAGGAATATGAGGAAGGAGACATGCATCTGTTAAGTGATGTCGGGATGAGAATTGTAGAGAAATGTGATGGCCTTCCACTTGCTCTTCGGATTGTTGGAGGGGTTCTTCGAACCAAGGAGAAAAGGCATTCAGAATGGGAAAAAGTCCTCTCTAGTCCAGCATGGTCTTTTACGAAACTTCCAAAAGAGGAGATGGGCCCGTTGTACTTGAGCTATCTGGATTTACCACCTCCTCTGAAGCAGTGCTTCACTTCCGTTACATTATTTCCTGAGGACTTCCCAATTCGTGGAGGTCCTTTTGGCAATAGATGTATTGCAGAGGGCTTTGTAACATCCGAAGACGGTACACCTTTGGAAGATGTAGCAGAAGGGTATTGGAAGGAGTTGGTGCAAAGGAACCTTCTACAGCCATATCCTCAATATTATGATGAAAAAGGTTATAGGATGCATGACCTCCTGCAGTCTGTAGCTCAGCATATAGTAGGGGATGAGTGCTTCGTCGGAAATGCACGAGCATTTGAAAACAAGATCATGTCCTCCTCTTCATCAATAAAACTACGCCGTTTATCAATTGTAGATGAAAACTTAGAAACTATACCTGACTTGATAATGAAACAGACATCCTTGAGGACCCTGTCATTCTTTCATATCCCACTTATTCATCATCTTCCAGAAGATCTCTTCAGAAAGCTGAGGAGTTTAAGGATTTTGAATTTACGTAAAACAGCCATCAACAATCTCCCAACTTCTTTAGGAGATCTTGTGCACCTTAGAACTCTTGATCTCTCTAATAGTTCAATAAGAGAGATACCGGAGAGTATAGGGAATCTCAGAAATCTCCAATTTTTGATACTCGGGGATTGTAAATATTTGCACAGCCTCCCTAGCGGTGTCCTTAGGTTAATCAATCTAAAGGCTCTTGTTGTCGAGGATGCACCACTTGATGGTATACCAATAGGAATAGGGAGACTGCGACAACTACATACACTAGTAGGATTTGTGGTGAATGGTAGCAAGGGCTGCAGATCTGGAGTAGGAGAAGATGTCAGGGAGCAGGAGCACAAGAGATATCAACACAGGAGGTTCTGCACCTTGGAAGAGTTGAAATCCCTCTCCCAGCTCAGGTGTATGAGAATGGTCAAATTGGAGAGGGTATCAGACAGGGCTGAAGCAAAAGCTGCAGCACTTCAAGCCAAGCCCCATCTCATGGttctatttctgcattgcaCCCTACTGAGCAGCTCTTTTGATGTGCAGCAGCCTTGTGCAGATGATTACGAGGAGGAAGATATCAAGAGAATAGGGGAGGTCTTCGAGGAGCTCCACCCACCGCCATGCCTTGAAAAGCTTGAAATCAATGGCTACTTCGGCCGTGAGTTTCCTAGCTGGATGATGACACCTTCCTCGTCATCGCTCCGCAACCTGCAATGGCTGGATCTCAAGAATTGTGGTCTATGCTGGCCACTTCCACCCTTGGGAATGCTGCCACAACTATGTTACCTCTCGATTTCAGGTGCTTCTGCAGTCACGATCATCGGGCCTGAATTCTTGTTGCTGGCAGGGGGTAGTGCTGGAGCAAGAGGGCGGAATggaagaaaaacaaactctTGCTTCTCCTTCCCCAAACTAGAGACACTTGTATTTGAAAACATGCCTAATTGGGAAGAATGGTGGTGGCAGTGGGCGGAGGAGGACAACCAGACAACATCGTTGCTACCTTCTCTTAAGATATTGATCATTAATAGATGTCCGAAGTTGAGGTCTCTTCCGGAGAGCCTCCTTTGTCATGTCACCGCCCTGACGACATTACAAATTACACGTGCCCACAGCTTGAGAAATATACAAAACCTCCCCTCTCTTACAGAGTTGATCTTGGCCCACAACTCAAGTTTGGAGAGAGTGTCCAACTTTCCTATACTCAAACACATAGATGTTGAGGATTGTGAGGAATTGAAGGTTGTGGAGGGTGCGAATGCCGTGGAGCACATACAGCTCGATGATCGAGAAGCAGAGTCTCTCCCAGAGTGGTTAGTGGGTGCTGGTGAAGAACAACTGTGCTTCCCTTTCGTCCACAAGTTGACTCTCTCCAACAAAATCTATCGCCGAGGGCTGTCTGATTGGCCTCTAATCTGA
- the LOC103715781 gene encoding galactinol synthase 2-like isoform X3 — protein MAPEIEGRATTSVAKAVMHLPRRAYVTFLAGAGDYVKGAVGLAKGLRKVGSAYPLVVAVLPDVPEDHRRLLESQGCIVREIEPIYPPENQTKFAMAYYVINYSKLRIWEFVEYSKMVYLDADIQVYENIDELFDLPDGYFYAVMDCFCERTWSHTAQYRVGYCQQCPERAPWPADELGPPPSLYFNAGMFVFEPGIATADALLATLKVTEPAPFAEQDFLNMFFRDIYKPIPLVYNLVLAMLWRHPENVELDKVKVVHYCAAPWRYTGKEENMDRADIKELVRRWWDIYNDESLDYKRPATAAAAAVVDGGAAAAGEAERRPFLVALSEAAAVKYIKAPSAA, from the exons ATGGCGCCCGAGATCGAAGGAAGGGCGACAACATCCGTGGCGAAGGCGGTCATGCATCTCCCACGGCGGGCGTACGTGACGTTCCTCGCCGGCGCCGGCGACTACGTGAAGGGCGCGGTCGGCCTGGCCAAGGGGTTGAGGAAGGTGGGATCCGCGTACCCGCTGGTGGTGGCGGTTCTCCCCGACGTGCCGGAGGACCACCGCCGGTTACTGGAGTCGCAAGGGTGCATTGTGCGGGAGATCGAACCAATCTACCCACCGGAGAACCAGACCAAGTTCGCCATGGCGTACTACGTCATCAACTACTCCAAGCTCCGGATCTGGGAG TTCGTAGAGTACAGCAAGATGGTGTACCTGGACGCAGACATCCAGGTGTACGAGAATATCGACGAGCTGTTCGACCTCCCCGACGGGTACTTCTATGCGGTGATGGACTGCTTCTGCGAGCGGACGTGGAGCCACACCGCGCAGTACCGGGTGGGCTACTGCCAGCAGTGCCCGGAAAGGGCACCGTGGCCGGCCGACGAGCTCGGCCCGCCGCCTTCCCTTTACTTCAACGCCGGCATGTTCGTGTTCGAGCCTGGCATCGCCACCGCCGACGCCCTCCTCGCCACCCTCAAGGTCACGGAGCCCGCACCCTTCGCCGAGCAG GACTTTTTGAACATGTTCTTTAGGGATATTTACAAGCCTATCCCTCTTGTGTACAATTTGGTTCTGGCCATGCTGTGGAGGCACCCGGAGAACGTGGAGCTCGACAAGGTCAAGGTGGTCCATTACTGCGCAGCG CCATGGAGATACACGGGAAAAGAGGAGAACATGGATCGGGCTGACATCAAAGAGCTAGTTCGGCGGTGGTGGGACATCTACAACGACGAGTCCTTGGACTATAAGAGGCCCGCCACCGCCGCTGCTGCCGCCGTCGTGGACGGCGGCGCTGCGGCCGCCGGAGAGGCGGAGCGGCGGCCGTTCCTGGTGGCGCTGTCGGAGGCGGCCGCCGTCAAGTACATAAAGGCGCCGTCTGCCGCCTGA